In Micropterus dolomieu isolate WLL.071019.BEF.003 ecotype Adirondacks linkage group LG17, ASM2129224v1, whole genome shotgun sequence, one genomic interval encodes:
- the LOC123986300 gene encoding gap junction delta-2 protein: protein MGEWTILERLLEAAVQQHSTMIGRILLTVVVIFRILIVAIVGETVYEDEQTMFICNTLQPGCNQACYDKAFPISHIRYWVFQIILVCTPSLCFITYSVHQSAKQKDRRYSFLYPIMERDYGGRDGARKLRNINGILVQHGGDGGGGKEEADCLEVKEIPNAPRGLTHGKSSKVRRQEGISRFYIIQVVFRNALEIGFLAGQYFLYGFSVPGIFECDRYPCLKEVECYVSRPTEKTVFLVFMFAVSGICVVLNLAELNHLGWRKIKAAIRGVQARRKSICEIRKKDMAHLSQPPNLGRTQSSESAYV, encoded by the coding sequence GATCCTGCTAACAGTAGTGGTGATCTTCCGTATCTTGATCGTGGCAATTGTGGGGGAGACAGTGTACGAGGATGAGCAGACTATGTTCATCTGTAACACTCTGCAGCCAGGCTGCAACCAGGCCTGCTACGACAAGGCCTTCCCCATTTCTCACATCCGCTACTGGGTCTTCCAGATCATACTGGTGTGCACGCCTAGCCTCTGCTTCATCACCTACTCCGTCCACCAGTCGGCCAAGCAGAAAGACCGGCGCTACTCCTTTCTCTATCCCATAATGGAGAGGGACTACGGCGGACGGGATGGGGCGCGAAAGCTTCGCAACATTAATGGCATTCTAGTTCAACATGGCGGTGATGgtggaggagggaaggaagaagCCGACTGTCTGGAGGTGAAGGAGATTCCCAACGCCCCTCGGGGCCTCACCCACGGGAAGAGCTCTAAGGTTCGCCGGCAAGAAGGGATCTCCCGCTTTTACATCATTCAGGTGGTGTTCAGAAACGCACTGGAGATTGGCTTCTTGGCGGGTCAATACTTCCTTTACGGCTTTAGTGTGCCTGGGATTTTCGAATGTGACCGGTACCCGTGTCTGAAGGAGGTGGAGTGCTACGTGTCCCGCCCCACGGAAAAAACAGTTTTCCTGGTGTTCATGTTTGCGGTGAGTGGCATCTGCGTAGTACTCAACCTCGCCGAGCTCAACCATCTGGGCTGGCGCAAGATAAAGGCCGCCATCAGGGGTGTCCAGGCCCGCAGGAAGTCTATCTGTGAGATCAGGAAGAAGGACATGGCGCACCTGTCTCAGCCGCCCAACCTGGGACGCACGCAGTCCAGCGAATCTGCCTATGTCTGA